A window of Pirellula sp. SH-Sr6A contains these coding sequences:
- a CDS encoding response regulator has translation MADSSAPVIVVIEDEAPIQKFLTASLQVEGFRVVAATTAKDGLRLLTQEHPAIALLDLGLPDSDGITVIESVRSWSTIPIIVLSARGEEKSKIQALDAGADDYLTKPFGVGELLARIRSALRRSMRPPGADQDHTFHFGQVHGDLATRQVFVDQTEVKLTKIEFDLLAILVRNCGRVLTHQYLLKEVWGPGSANEPHYVRVFMANLRKKLEPNPSRPQFLLTEQGIGYRLRTPTSLSEK, from the coding sequence ATGGCTGACTCCAGTGCCCCGGTTATCGTCGTGATTGAGGATGAAGCTCCGATTCAGAAGTTCCTCACGGCTTCACTTCAAGTGGAGGGATTTCGTGTCGTGGCAGCAACCACGGCTAAAGATGGCTTGCGTCTCCTAACCCAGGAGCACCCCGCGATTGCGTTGCTGGATCTTGGATTGCCTGACTCGGATGGCATCACTGTCATTGAGTCGGTTCGCAGCTGGTCCACGATTCCGATCATCGTTCTGTCAGCGCGAGGCGAAGAGAAGAGCAAGATTCAGGCATTGGATGCCGGTGCAGATGACTATCTCACTAAGCCCTTCGGAGTTGGCGAGTTGCTTGCGAGGATACGTAGCGCGTTACGTCGTTCGATGCGTCCTCCGGGCGCAGATCAAGACCATACTTTTCACTTTGGCCAAGTCCATGGTGATCTAGCAACACGACAAGTGTTTGTTGACCAGACCGAAGTAAAGCTCACGAAGATTGAGTTTGATCTGCTTGCGATACTGGTTCGCAATTGCGGTCGAGTCCTGACTCACCAGTATCTTCTGAAGGAAGTGTGGGGGCCTGGCTCGGCTAATGAGCCACACTATGTTCGCGTATTCATGGCCAATCTGCGAAAGAAACTCGAACCCAATCCGAGTCGGCCGCAGTTCCTGCTCACGGAGCAGGGAATTGGGTATCGATTGCGCACTCCGACTTCGTTGTCGGAAAAGTAG
- a CDS encoding Rrf2 family transcriptional regulator encodes MRRDSKLSGVLHILLHMAERDGPVTSEDLSRMMDTNPVVVRRIMAGLRDQGYVQSEKGHGGGWTLSCDFAKVTLKDIYDAVGSPSLLAIGNRTDAPKCLVEQAVNAALQQSFDDAERILLSRLGNVTLAELSADCRARIESRGGAKRTKTNWHRASE; translated from the coding sequence ATGAGACGCGACAGCAAGCTTTCCGGTGTACTTCACATCCTTCTGCACATGGCGGAGCGCGATGGGCCGGTGACGTCTGAAGATCTTTCCCGAATGATGGATACCAATCCCGTTGTGGTGCGCCGGATCATGGCGGGGCTTCGGGATCAGGGGTACGTTCAATCGGAAAAAGGGCACGGTGGCGGTTGGACCCTTTCATGCGATTTCGCCAAGGTGACTTTGAAAGATATCTACGACGCGGTTGGGAGTCCGTCGCTGCTTGCGATCGGCAATCGAACCGATGCTCCTAAATGTCTTGTGGAGCAGGCTGTCAACGCAGCGCTTCAACAATCATTCGACGATGCGGAAAGGATACTGCTGAGCAGGTTGGGTAATGTCACATTGGCCGAATTGAGTGCTGATTGTCGAGCGAGGATCGAATCGAGAGGTGGTGCCAAGCGAACCAAAACGAATTGGCATCGTGCTTCGGAGTAA